In Prosthecobacter vanneervenii, the genomic stretch CCCGCCTCAGAAATCTTTTCCCAGCCCCTGATTGTCCGAATGTCTGATCGTCTCGTTGCCTGGTTTCTCGCAACCACTGCCAACAAAGCCCCCTTCCGGCCAGCTAGACCTGTTCTCGAAAAGATTGTCATAATGAACCGGCGAGCGCAGCGGCCCCAGTGGCAAGGCGGGAGCGCCGCCTGCTATTTGAAGATAACAGGCAAGCGACTAACGCAGCCAATGGGGCCGCTCCGCCGTCAGGGCAATGTGACAAGATTTTTGAGAGTTGGTCTAACACTCCCCATTCCATCTGCCTTATACTTTTGCACGCGGCTCTGGGCTCCCGGAAGGGAGCAGAGAGATTAGCCGGTGGTGAAGCGAAACCGCGAAGCGGTGCAGCGAGAACCACCGGGCTGCCACAGGCATCACGCATATCTAAAGGCCGCATGCCGGAGGTATGCGAGAAGCCTTCACCCACCCAGCGCTCGCATAAAATCTGCACGCCCCTCTCGCATATGGACCACCTAGGCCTGCCCATTCAGGCGCCAAACAATTGCAGTAAAAGCCCGCCAACTAGCGCTGCGGTGCTTTCTTCGACCATCAGCCCACGACCGAGAGCACCGTCAAACCCACCAGCGAGTGGAACCACATGCCCCCAAAAGCTCAAGGCTCGAGAATGACCGTCGTGCTCAACGGCAAAGTCGTGGACGAGATCGACCTTACGACGCTGAAGGATGGCGAGATAACTCCCGACGGCTCTGCGATGCCGAAACGGCTCCCAGGCAAGCAGTGGTCCAAAATGCCACTCAAAGACCGCATAGGCTTCAATTGCAGACGTGCGGATGCTGGCATTGAGTTTCGGAAGGTGAAGCTGCTGCAGCTAGGATCGAGGTGATATGATGACTGCGGCTTAAGCCGCAGTCACTTTTTCTGTCACCGTGGGGCATGTTTGGACCACTCATGGGCAGCAATGAACACTCAGATGATAAATCCCCCAGATGTCTCCGATGCCGAGCTTGTTGAACAATCTCGCGGAGGCGATGCCGCCGCGTTCGGCCTTTTGGTCGAGCGACATAAGTCGCTCGTTTATTCGCTGGCGCTCGGCGCTTGCGGGGATTTGCATCACAGCGAGGACATCGCGCAGGAGGCGTTTGTGGGTGCGTGGCGGCAACTGGGCGCGTTAAAGGAGCCGGGGAAGTTCAGGTCATGGGTCTGCGGCATCGCGCAAAACATCGCGAAAAGCTCGATACGTCGAAATGACCGCACGCCGACGGCACGGGTGGACGGGGCAAGCGGCGAAGATTTGCAGGTCGAGGCTTCCACGCCTGCGGAGCATGCCATCGACAGCGAGGAGCGTACGATTCTGCTACGGCACCTCCTGGAGCTACCGGTGCTGTATCGCGAGCCGATGGTGCTCTTTTATCGGCAAAACGAATCCGTGATCTCTGTGGCGGAGGCGCTGGGGATTTCCGAGGATGCGGTAAAGCAGCGGCTGGCGCGAGGTCGCGCGATGCTAACGGAGCGGGTGGAACGTTCGCTAGGCAGTGTGCTTCGCACGTCGGGGCCCACAGCAGCATTCACGCTGGCCGTGATAGGTATTCTCGCTGCCAGCCCGGCAACAGCTTCGGCTGCTGCTGCCTCAGGCGCGGGTGCGAAGCTGGCAAAAAGCAGCGCGATAGGCGGTGCGGCGGCTTTGCCTCTCATCACTGGAGCGGCAGGCATGTGGAGTCTTTTCCGCTCGCAGACTCAATCGGCACGCACGCCGCGCGAGCATCGGTTTGCAGTTTGGACGCTCGCTGGTGCCATACTCATAGGCTTGGCCGTTGCGCTGGTTTTCGGGCTGCGCGGAATTCGACTGATGGCGGGATCATCGTGGTTGGTGGCTGTGTCGTTTCTTGTGGGTGTGCTAATACAGTCAGCAAGTTTTGCTTTTGGGTTCTGGTATTACCACCGTCGTCAGATGATCCGGATAGCAGATGGTCTGAGTGCAGAGGCAGCAAGTTCCGTGTGGCGCATGGAGCCCGCTGACAAAGGTTTCTGGCCGGGTGTGATCGGATTCGCCGTGGTTTTAGGTTCAGCCTGCAATGTTCCACACTTCCTCGTCGTCTTGGGTTGGATGCGCACGCTGGTCATCGCCATGCCGCTCGCGCTGGCAGCAGTGGCTGTCGTTGCCCTTCTCCGCTGGCCGTGGGAGTGGCGACGAATTCTGATGGCTTTGATTGGCGCTTTGTTCCTTCAG encodes the following:
- a CDS encoding RNA polymerase sigma factor — encoded protein: MNTQMINPPDVSDAELVEQSRGGDAAAFGLLVERHKSLVYSLALGACGDLHHSEDIAQEAFVGAWRQLGALKEPGKFRSWVCGIAQNIAKSSIRRNDRTPTARVDGASGEDLQVEASTPAEHAIDSEERTILLRHLLELPVLYREPMVLFYRQNESVISVAEALGISEDAVKQRLARGRAMLTERVERSLGSVLRTSGPTAAFTLAVIGILAASPATASAAAASGAGAKLAKSSAIGGAAALPLITGAAGMWSLFRSQTQSARTPREHRFAVWTLAGAILIGLAVALVFGLRGIRLMAGSSWLVAVSFLVGVLIQSASFAFGFWYYHRRQMIRIADGLSAEAASSVWRMEPADKGFWPGVIGFAVVLGSACNVPHFLVVLGWMRTLVIAMPLALAAVAVVALLRWPWEWRRILMALIGALFLQYAGLTAYMWQQWCQSKEAWQHSIAIIAIQSFSLGIWLVTLIGCHLYWRWEKWGKTSL